From Novosphingobium resinovorum, the proteins below share one genomic window:
- the folD gene encoding bifunctional methylenetetrahydrofolate dehydrogenase/methenyltetrahydrofolate cyclohydrolase FolD gives MSQVIDGKAFAEGLRARVGTAAVGFEAKSGRKAGLAVVLVGEDPASQVYVRNKGKQTLAAGMNSFEHKLPADTSEADLLAVVEQLNNDPAVDGILVQLPLPAHMNEQKVIATINPDKDVDGFHVVNVGRLATGLPGFVPCTPLGCVMLLKDRLGSLSGLDAVVIGRSNIVGKPMAQLLIAESCTVTVAHSRTKDLPEVVRRADIVVAAVGRPEMVKGDWLKPGATVIDVGINRVPGAEEGKTKLVGDVDFASAAEVAGAITPVPGGVGPMTIAVLLRNTIVAAHRNAGLAFDETAL, from the coding sequence ATGAGCCAGGTCATCGACGGAAAGGCTTTCGCCGAGGGCCTGCGCGCCCGCGTCGGCACCGCTGCGGTGGGCTTCGAGGCGAAGAGCGGCCGCAAGGCGGGCCTCGCCGTGGTGCTGGTGGGCGAGGACCCGGCCAGCCAGGTCTACGTGCGCAACAAGGGCAAGCAGACGCTCGCGGCGGGCATGAACAGCTTCGAGCACAAGCTGCCCGCAGACACGTCCGAAGCGGATCTGCTGGCCGTGGTCGAGCAGCTCAACAATGACCCGGCGGTGGACGGCATCCTCGTCCAGCTGCCGCTGCCCGCGCACATGAACGAGCAGAAGGTCATCGCCACGATCAACCCGGACAAGGACGTCGACGGCTTCCACGTCGTCAACGTTGGCCGTCTGGCGACCGGCCTGCCGGGCTTCGTGCCCTGCACGCCGCTGGGCTGCGTGATGCTGCTGAAGGACCGGCTGGGTTCGCTCTCGGGTCTCGACGCGGTGGTGATCGGGCGCTCCAACATCGTCGGCAAGCCGATGGCGCAGCTGCTGATCGCGGAAAGCTGCACTGTCACTGTCGCGCATAGCCGCACCAAGGATCTGCCCGAGGTGGTGCGCCGCGCCGACATCGTGGTGGCGGCGGTCGGCCGTCCCGAGATGGTCAAGGGCGACTGGCTCAAGCCCGGCGCGACTGTGATCGACGTGGGCATCAACCGCGTTCCCGGCGCCGAGGAAGGCAAGACGAAGCTCGTCGGCGACGTCGATTTCGCCTCGGCCGCCGAAGTCGCGGGAGCGATCACGCCGGTTCCGGGCGGGGTCGGGCCGATGACCATCGCGGTACTGCTGCGCAACACCATCGTCGCCGCGCACCGCAATGCCGGGCTCGCCTTCGACGAGACTGCCCTTTGA
- a CDS encoding YnfA family protein — protein sequence MTGGVIQTAAVYLLAALAEIGGCFAFWGWLRMGKPVWWLVPGCVSLVIFAWLLTLVDTSQAGRAYAAYGGIYITSALLWLWLVEGVRPDRWDMGGALLCLAGAAVILLGPHKG from the coding sequence ATGACCGGGGGCGTGATCCAGACCGCCGCCGTCTACCTCCTTGCCGCACTGGCCGAGATCGGTGGCTGCTTCGCGTTCTGGGGCTGGTTGCGGATGGGCAAGCCGGTCTGGTGGCTTGTGCCGGGCTGCGTCTCGCTGGTGATCTTCGCCTGGCTGCTGACGCTGGTGGACACCTCGCAGGCGGGCCGGGCCTATGCGGCTTACGGCGGCATCTACATCACCTCGGCGCTGCTGTGGCTATGGCTGGTCGAGGGCGTGCGACCGGACCGCTGGGACATGGGCGGCGCGCTGCTCTGCCTTGCCGGGGCGGCGGTGATCCTGCTGGGGCCGCATAAGGGCTGA
- the argB gene encoding acetylglutamate kinase encodes MSNPHHPALLAKAETLVDALPYMQRYAGRTFVVKYGGHAMGDPEKAVDFAEDVVLLKAVGINVVVVHGGGPQIGAMLKKVGVESQFVDGLRITDKATAEVAEMVLSGAINKEIVGWIAKAGGKAMGVSGKDGGMVTARKVSRTRKDPDSLIEQVVDLGFVGEPEHIDTRVIETISGAGMIPVIAPIAAGPDGGTYNVNADTMAGAIAAALGASRLFLLTDVPGVLDKQGELLTDLTPAAIAGLKEDGTISGGMIPKLETCIHAVEAGCEAAVVLDGRVSHAMLLEIFTQEGAGTLIRAG; translated from the coding sequence ATGTCGAATCCGCACCACCCCGCCCTGCTGGCCAAGGCCGAAACCCTCGTCGATGCGCTGCCCTACATGCAGCGATATGCGGGGCGCACGTTCGTGGTCAAATACGGCGGCCACGCCATGGGCGATCCCGAAAAGGCGGTGGACTTCGCCGAGGACGTGGTGCTGCTGAAGGCGGTGGGCATCAACGTCGTCGTCGTGCACGGCGGCGGGCCGCAGATCGGCGCGATGCTCAAGAAGGTCGGCGTCGAGAGCCAGTTCGTCGATGGCCTGCGCATTACCGACAAGGCGACCGCCGAAGTGGCCGAGATGGTGCTGTCAGGCGCGATCAACAAGGAAATCGTCGGCTGGATCGCCAAGGCCGGCGGCAAGGCCATGGGCGTCTCCGGCAAGGACGGCGGCATGGTCACCGCGCGCAAGGTCTCGCGCACCCGCAAGGACCCCGACAGCCTGATCGAGCAGGTGGTCGATCTCGGCTTCGTGGGCGAGCCCGAACACATCGACACCCGCGTGATCGAGACGATCTCGGGCGCGGGGATGATCCCGGTCATCGCCCCGATCGCGGCCGGACCGGACGGCGGCACCTACAACGTCAACGCCGACACGATGGCGGGCGCCATCGCCGCGGCGCTGGGTGCATCGCGCCTGTTCCTGCTGACCGACGTGCCCGGCGTGCTCGACAAGCAGGGCGAACTGCTGACCGACCTGACCCCCGCCGCGATCGCGGGCCTGAAGGAAGACGGCACCATCTCGGGCGGCATGATCCCCAAGCTGGAGACCTGCATTCACGCGGTCGAGGCGGGTTGCGAGGCGGCCGTCGTCCTTGACGGACGGGTTTCGCATGCCATGTTGCTGGAAATATTCACGCAGGAAGGTGCAGGTACGCTCATCCGGGCGGGCTGA
- a CDS encoding MarC family protein produces MYELFLSAFVTLFVVIDPPGCAPIYAGLSAGASRAQAISMATRACVIAAIILVVFALFGKTLLNALHIELDAFRIAGGIMLFMIAIDMVFEKRTQRREERAEKIIAHNAATPEIEDVSVFPMAMPMLAGPGSIATMMLLTSRAHGTEQTLTILGAMIAVMLLAFAALAAAGPLMKVLGDKVEAVITRLLGVLLAALAAQYVIDGVKATLLSA; encoded by the coding sequence ATGTACGAGCTTTTCCTCAGCGCCTTCGTCACGCTCTTCGTCGTCATCGATCCGCCGGGCTGCGCGCCTATCTACGCCGGGCTCTCCGCCGGGGCGAGCCGCGCGCAGGCGATCTCCATGGCGACCCGCGCCTGCGTGATCGCGGCGATCATCCTCGTGGTCTTCGCGCTGTTCGGCAAGACGCTGCTGAACGCGCTGCACATCGAACTCGATGCCTTCCGTATCGCGGGCGGCATCATGCTGTTCATGATCGCCATCGACATGGTCTTCGAGAAGCGCACCCAGCGGCGCGAGGAGCGGGCCGAGAAGATCATCGCCCACAACGCCGCCACGCCCGAGATCGAGGACGTCTCCGTCTTCCCGATGGCGATGCCGATGCTGGCGGGGCCGGGCTCGATCGCGACGATGATGCTGCTGACCAGCCGCGCGCACGGCACCGAGCAGACGCTGACGATCCTGGGCGCGATGATCGCTGTGATGCTGCTCGCCTTCGCCGCGCTTGCTGCTGCCGGGCCGCTGATGAAGGTGCTGGGCGACAAGGTGGAGGCGGTGATCACCCGCCTGCTTGGCGTGCTGCTGGCGGCGCTGGCGGCGCAGTATGTGATCGACGGGGTCAAGGCGACGCTGCTTTCTGCATGA
- a CDS encoding YggT family protein — MLFLTIFQIVSYLIDIIVFVVIVQFVLGLLIAFNVVNMHNQFVSAVYTALNAILEPLLRPIRKIMPNTGAIDFSPMVLIIGLKILQIIFGNLAMAGY; from the coding sequence TTGCTGTTCCTCACCATTTTCCAGATCGTCAGCTACCTGATCGACATCATCGTCTTCGTGGTGATCGTGCAGTTCGTGCTCGGGCTGCTGATCGCGTTCAACGTGGTCAACATGCACAACCAGTTCGTGTCGGCGGTCTATACCGCGCTGAACGCGATCCTCGAGCCGCTGCTGCGGCCGATCCGCAAGATCATGCCCAACACCGGCGCGATCGACTTCTCGCCGATGGTGCTGATCATCGGTCTCAAGATCCTGCAGATCATCTTCGGCAACCTTGCCATGGCGGGTTACTGA